The sequence GTTGGCTGGACACTGGGTTGGGCTCTTTGAAGACCTGCCAACCCGAGCGCCTGAGGTTGTTGAACCAAGGCCAGGCAAAGCGAGCGATCAGCAGAGCCGCTCCGCCGAAGAGCAGCAAACTGAACGGACCGACGAGCCAACTGGGCAGCAAATAGCTCAGCTGCCAGAGCAGATTGTTGACCGCCTGGAGAACGGCGGTCACCACGACCAAGACCCCTAGGGCTAGGCCGAGCCACAGCCAGATTCGACCAGGGGGTTTCATGGCAGCACCTGTTGGTGGAGGTCAAGGGTGCCTCGACCACACGGACTGATCATCTCTGTGATTAACGCCTTCGCCAAGCAGGCAACACTGATAACGCCAGGCAAAGAATCGCGAGGTTGATGGCGACATCGGCCACGTTGAAGATCGGGAAGCTGATCGGAACAAACTCCAGGAAATCCACGACCCGACCCAAGCGCCAGCGGTCGATCCCATTGCCGATGGCGCCACCCAGCAGGAAGCCGAGGCCCATGGCTTGCCAGCGACCGAGTGGTCCGCTGGTTTTGATCCAGACCACCAAACCCACCGCAACAGCCAGGCTCACGAGCCCTAGCAGTTGCGCGTTGCCTTCGAGCATGCTGAAGGCGGCTCCAGAGTTAAAAATCAGCTGCAGTTGGAGCAGACCGGGGATCAGTGGGCGGATGCCAACTCCGGCCAGATGATCCATGGCCCAGGCCTTGCTGAGCTGGTCGATCAGCACGACGGCGATGGCGATCCAGTAGCTCGGTGCCATCAACGCTCCAGCAACAACAGGCGTCGAGTCGGCCAAGCCAGCACGGCAACCGCGCAGCACAGCAGCAGTTGAGGGAGCAGAGGACCAAGGCTGTAGGTCAAGACAAGCTGCGGCAGTTGTCCACCCCAACGTTGAAAAATGCCCCCCAGCAGCAGGTTGGCGAGGCCACAGCCCTGCAGGATGAGTAGTCCCAAAACTGCTGCGCCCAGAAGATTCAGCAGATCATCCATGTCCTGCTGTTGTGCGAGGCGTCCGGTCAGCCAGGCCGCAGGTAGGAACCCCGCCAGGTAGCCAAAAGCTGGGTCGCTGAGATAACTCAGTCCCCCTCCTCCTTGAAAGACGGGTAGTTGGAACAGCCCCAAGCTGATGTAGGCCATGCCGGCCAACATGGCCGGTCGGTGCCCGCAGACCAGGGCCGTGAAGAGGAGCGCCGGCACCTGCAAGGTCATCGGCAACGGCAGCAGCGACACGCCTTGCTCCCCGGGCCATGGGATTGCGGCTTGAATTAACCCGCCACAGAGGATGAGTAGCAATCCGGCGAGGGCACCACTCCAGTTGGCAAGGGCGCGCACAGTTGGCCTCTCAGTGCGACCATCCTGCAGGAGAGTGGTGGTCTTGCAAGGACCGATGTCTCAGGAATCCATCAGCGTTGGCACCCAGGTGCGGCTTCTGCAGCAACCCAGCTACCTCAAAACCGCCGATGCCATGTCGATGCTGCGTCCCCCAGACCTCATCGATGCCGGTGAGATCGGCCAGGTTGTGGCCCTGAAGGCGATGGATCAAGTCGCCGTTCGCTTTCGTCGCGGCACCTTCTTGCTGGAGCTGACGCAGCTGGAGTCGGTTTAAGAGCGGTTCAGCGGGTGCTGATTCCAAACTGCCGCGGCTGATGCCAGAGCTTCCTTGGGGCCGCAAAGGCTTAAGCAAGGATTCTGCAGGAGATCCACTGCGGCTTGATGCAGGTCAGTTGGGCTGAGCTCTTCGGCTTCGATCAGGCAGCGATCCGCAAAATCGAAGGGAAGACCATGTCCCAGGACCAGGGCATGGCGATCGGCGATTTGACTGCAGGTTTGGCGGCCTAGGGCTTCCTGGCCTCTGAACTTGGCCTTGGCCAAGTTGAGTTGTTCTTCGCTGATGGGCTCCTGAAGCAGGCGCCACCATTCATTGAGGAGTTCTTGGGTGGCCTCCTTGGCCCGATCACTGGAGCTGGAGAGATGAAAAACAAAGGGTGCATCCCCCAGACGGGCCGGGTAGTGCACGCCCACGTCGTAGGCCAAGCCGTTTTCTTCCCGCAGCGCCACAAACAGTCGACTGGACATGCCGATGCCCAAGTGGCAGTGGAGGAGCCGTAGCGCGAGCGCCTGGTCACTGCCGAGCGGACCGGTGGTGGTCCCCAGCATCAGCACCAATTGCTCAGTGTCATCCAGGTTGCTGGCCAGTGAGCCCCGCTTGAGCCCGCTGGCTCCGGCTTTGCGCACAGGTGACTGTGTGCTCCAGGCCTGACCGTCAAGTTCCTGAAGCAGCAGTTGCTCAGGCTGTGATGGGATCTGTCCAGCCAACACGAGCACGGCCCCCTCGAGACCCAGCTGGCGAGTCATCTGCTCGAGCTGCGGCCGTCCCAGTTGGGCGAGTTCGGCTTCAACCCCGAGGGGGTCATGGCCGTAGGGCCCTGAGCCATAGAGCTGCTGACGCAACTGGTCATGGGCGACTTGGAATGGGTCTTCCTTCTGCCGTTGCAGCGTTTGCAGATTGAGTTGGCGCTCGAGGGTGATTTGATCCTCGACCAACCACGGGGCTGTCACCATCTGCAAGATCAGTGGCAGCAGCAAAGCGGCGTCATCACTGGCGCATTTGAGGCTGATCAAGGTGCCGTCCTCGGCTGCTTCGCAGCGCAGTCCCGCCCCCCGTCCCTCCACGAGATCAGCCAGAGCGTCACCACTGAGACGGCCGCAGCCACGGCTGAGCACCCCAGCCAGCAATTGAGAAACACCACGCTGGCCAACGGGGTCGGCGCTACTTCCGCCTCGGATCCAGAGCTTGGCCGAGAGGATCGCCGGCCCAGGCCGCTCGATCAGCCACAGCGGACAACCTCCGCTCAGGGAAAGCTGTTGTGTACCGCCTGTGCTCACGCTGGGACGGCCTCCAAAACGAAGGCATGCTGCGGTTGAAGTTGGGGAATGACGTCCTTCACCAGGCGCTGGCTATCCCATTCATTCAGCCAGTCCAGGGGTGCTTGCAGATTGTGTTTGCGATCCCACAGAGCGCTGTTGCCCACCATGGCCGCGACGGCGCTGGGGGCCTCCAGGCTGAAGCGGTAGCCGTTCCCCACTAGCCGACGGGCACGATCCATCTCCGCATCGCTGGGGATCTCCTGTTGCAGTTCCAGCAGGACGGCATTGATCTCAGCGCGGACGGCGCTGAGGTGTTCGGGCTCGCAGACCGCCTCCAGCAAGACAAGGCATCCCGACTCCAACACATTCAGGTCCAGATCAATGCTCTCCACGAGGCGTAGCTGTTCCCGTAGACGCTCCACCAGTCGACTGCGCCGTCCCTCCGCCAACAGCGTGGTCAGCAGATCTCCGCCAACCACGCTCATCTGATCCGCAGCACCCGGCAAGGGCCAGGCCATCAATAGACGTGCGGCCTCGAGGCGAGGGAGCTCTAGACGGTCTTCACCGGGAGCGAACTGAAGGGGAGTCGGGCGGGCATCGCCCTTGGATGCTTGCAATCCCGCCAGGGCTGAGCGCGACAGTTGCTCATCAAGTTGCAGTGCCGCTAGGGGGCCGGCAACGGAGAGACAGCAACGGTCGGCCCGGTAATGACGCCCGTGGAAAGCCGCCATGGCTTCCGGTGTGTGGCTCAGGAGTGCATCCCGTTCGCCAAGGATTGGTTTGCCATAGGCGTGATTCAGGCAGCTTTGCCGGAGGAGCTGCTGAAAGGCCACTTCTTCAGGCTGATCTTCGCTCTGGGCGAGTTCCTCGAGCACCACCTGGCGCTCCATGTCGAAATCGGCATGGTCCAGCCTGGGTTGAAGGACCAAATCCGTTAACAGCCCCAGCGCTTCTGCACAGGCTTCCGGTGGAATCAGCACGTGGTAGTGCACGTCATCGAATCCCGTTGCGGCGTTGCTGTTCCCGCCAAGCGCCTCGATGCGCTGGTCAAACTCCCCCGCCTGAAGCGCCCGACTGCCCTTAAACACCATGTGCTCGAGGAAGTGGGCGATACCCGACTCCTCTGGAGCCTCAACCCCACTGCCAGCCCGGCACCAGAAGTCGAGGCAGACCACTGGCGCATTGGGTAGATCGAGTTGCACCAGAGCCGTTCCGTTGGCGAGCTGACCACGCTGCGGTTCAGGCAGCGGAGCGGTGTTCAGACCTGACAACGGATCGCGAACCTGTGGTTTGCCCCATTCTGCTGGCAGGATCGCCAGGACGGTCGCCTTCTCAGCCCCGATGAGTTCTGCAGCCCTCGGCATTCATCCGCTTGTTGATGGGCTGGCCGATCGAATTCGTCAGCAGTGGGCGTCATTGCCGGAGGTGCAGCCCCTGGCGGTTGATCCCCAACTGGAGGCCATCAGCGGCAGCCTCGATGGGGAAGATCTGTTTATCCGCAATGAGCTGCGCTCCAGCCGCGGCTTACGCAAATTGCATCTGGAAACCGCTCGACTTGGGGCTGGTCTCCAGATTCTCCATTGCGTGTTCTTCCCCGACCCTCGCTTCGACCTGCCTGTTTTTGGCGCAGATATCGTTGCGGGCCGTGGCGTGGTCTCTGCCGCCATTGTTGATCTTTCGCCCGTCGATGGAACCCTTCCGCGGGCGATCTTGCAGCGGCTCGAGGCCCTTCCCAAGCGCAGATTTAGCCAAGAGCGTGAGCTGCCGGAATGGGGCACGATCTTCTCTCCCTATGTCTGCTTTGTTCGTCCCGCCGATGACGAGGAGGAACAACGCTTCATTGAAGTGGTGAGTGATTTCCTTCAGGTCTTGGGCGAGGCCAGCAGGGAAGCAACCGCTCAGCCCATCGATCACCCAGATACCGTGAGGAGGTATAGCGGCCAGCTCTCCTATTGCCAGCAACAGAAGCGCAACGACAAAACCCGCCGCGTTCTGGAGAAGGCGTTCAATCCGGAGTGGGCCGATCGCTACATCGAAGAATTGCTTTTCGACGATCCATTGCCCCTGCAGTGATTTTGCGGTGGGTTCAGCGGCACCCCTGGCGCAGCGCCGGAGGCGCCGCGGCCTTGGTGCTGGCTTTTGTCGCGATTGGTCGCGTCTTTGACCGCCCTGCGGCGCCCCCTCCGCCCCCGGTTGTTCAGCCCAGGATTGAATCCGTTTCGGCCTTAGGCCGCTTAGAGCCGGCCGGGGACGTCCGCCAACTGGCCGCGCCCATGGGCTCCATGGGCGGGAGTCCGCGCCTCAGCAGCCTCTCTGTACAAGAGGGGGACCGTGTGAAACGCGGTCAAGTTTTGGCGACGTTCGATAACCGTCCGGGCCTATTGGCTGACCTGGCGGCGATCAATGCTCGGATCAGCACCCTGGATCGCGAGATTGCGATGCAGCAGAGAGAGGTCGGTCGCTACCAGCAGGCTGCTCGCGAAGGCGCGGCTTCCATGGTGGTGCTGGAGGAGAAGCAAGACGAGCTCGTCAAGCTCGAAGGTCAACGCCGCCAAGCCCTGGCGGAGCGAAGTGGTGTGGAGGTGGACCTCAAGGACAGCCAACTCCGTTCACCGATCGACGGCACCATCTTGCGGATCTACGCCAGGCCCGGCGAGCGTCCAGATTCCGAGGGGATCCTGGCGGTTGGTGCCAGCGATCGTATGGAGGCGATTGCTGAGGTTTACGAAAGTGACATCGGTCGAATTCGCTTGGGCCAGAGCGCTTCGTTGATCAGCGAAAACGGAGGTTTCAGCGGCAAGTTGAAGGCCGAGGTCGTGCGCATCTCCCCGCAAATCAGGCAGCGGGATGTGCTCTCAACGGACCCCACAGGGGATGCGGAT is a genomic window of Synechococcus sp. A10-1-5-1 containing:
- a CDS encoding biotin transporter BioY, producing MRALANWSGALAGLLLILCGGLIQAAIPWPGEQGVSLLPLPMTLQVPALLFTALVCGHRPAMLAGMAYISLGLFQLPVFQGGGGLSYLSDPAFGYLAGFLPAAWLTGRLAQQQDMDDLLNLLGAAVLGLLILQGCGLANLLLGGIFQRWGGQLPQLVLTYSLGPLLPQLLLCCAVAVLAWPTRRLLLLER
- a CDS encoding pitrilysin family protein, with translation MPRAAELIGAEKATVLAILPAEWGKPQVRDPLSGLNTAPLPEPQRGQLANGTALVQLDLPNAPVVCLDFWCRAGSGVEAPEESGIAHFLEHMVFKGSRALQAGEFDQRIEALGGNSNAATGFDDVHYHVLIPPEACAEALGLLTDLVLQPRLDHADFDMERQVVLEELAQSEDQPEEVAFQQLLRQSCLNHAYGKPILGERDALLSHTPEAMAAFHGRHYRADRCCLSVAGPLAALQLDEQLSRSALAGLQASKGDARPTPLQFAPGEDRLELPRLEAARLLMAWPLPGAADQMSVVGGDLLTTLLAEGRRSRLVERLREQLRLVESIDLDLNVLESGCLVLLEAVCEPEHLSAVRAEINAVLLELQQEIPSDAEMDRARRLVGNGYRFSLEAPSAVAAMVGNSALWDRKHNLQAPLDWLNEWDSQRLVKDVIPQLQPQHAFVLEAVPA
- a CDS encoding phycocyanobilin:ferredoxin oxidoreductase translates to MSSAALGIHPLVDGLADRIRQQWASLPEVQPLAVDPQLEAISGSLDGEDLFIRNELRSSRGLRKLHLETARLGAGLQILHCVFFPDPRFDLPVFGADIVAGRGVVSAAIVDLSPVDGTLPRAILQRLEALPKRRFSQERELPEWGTIFSPYVCFVRPADDEEEQRFIEVVSDFLQVLGEASREATAQPIDHPDTVRRYSGQLSYCQQQKRNDKTRRVLEKAFNPEWADRYIEELLFDDPLPLQ
- a CDS encoding pitrilysin family protein; amino-acid sequence: MSTGGTQQLSLSGGCPLWLIERPGPAILSAKLWIRGGSSADPVGQRGVSQLLAGVLSRGCGRLSGDALADLVEGRGAGLRCEAAEDGTLISLKCASDDAALLLPLILQMVTAPWLVEDQITLERQLNLQTLQRQKEDPFQVAHDQLRQQLYGSGPYGHDPLGVEAELAQLGRPQLEQMTRQLGLEGAVLVLAGQIPSQPEQLLLQELDGQAWSTQSPVRKAGASGLKRGSLASNLDDTEQLVLMLGTTTGPLGSDQALALRLLHCHLGIGMSSRLFVALREENGLAYDVGVHYPARLGDAPFVFHLSSSSDRAKEATQELLNEWWRLLQEPISEEQLNLAKAKFRGQEALGRQTCSQIADRHALVLGHGLPFDFADRCLIEAEELSPTDLHQAAVDLLQNPCLSLCGPKEALASAAAVWNQHPLNRS
- the lspA gene encoding signal peptidase II; translated protein: MAPSYWIAIAVVLIDQLSKAWAMDHLAGVGIRPLIPGLLQLQLIFNSGAAFSMLEGNAQLLGLVSLAVAVGLVVWIKTSGPLGRWQAMGLGFLLGGAIGNGIDRWRLGRVVDFLEFVPISFPIFNVADVAINLAILCLALSVLPAWRRR
- a CDS encoding DUF3148 domain-containing protein, translating into MSQESISVGTQVRLLQQPSYLKTADAMSMLRPPDLIDAGEIGQVVALKAMDQVAVRFRRGTFLLELTQLESV
- a CDS encoding HlyD family efflux transporter periplasmic adaptor subunit gives rise to the protein MLRWVQRHPWRSAGGAAALVLAFVAIGRVFDRPAAPPPPPVVQPRIESVSALGRLEPAGDVRQLAAPMGSMGGSPRLSSLSVQEGDRVKRGQVLATFDNRPGLLADLAAINARISTLDREIAMQQREVGRYQQAAREGAASMVVLEEKQDELVKLEGQRRQALAERSGVEVDLKDSQLRSPIDGTILRIYARPGERPDSEGILAVGASDRMEAIAEVYESDIGRIRLGQSASLISENGGFSGKLKAEVVRISPQIRQRDVLSTDPTGDADARIVEVRLALDPADAKRVQQLSGLKIIARFDP